A genome region from Zestosphaera sp. includes the following:
- a CDS encoding branched-chain amino acid ABC transporter permease gives MNSRNIFSIVLPSLIVVLAGATIPFLVGFNQYYVLLALQSVIMASIALAWNIIGGYAGQLDLASFAYIGLGGILATMLMIEHNITPWLGMFLGAGVSAALAFIIGFPLFRFGIKGVWYALSTAALVVILHEASIMVLGPFDYYIPFVEGWYYIRFRTWENLYYFSLAVLAFIISLNLYISRSKLGYYLKAIREDEVAAEAVGINVRKYKLLALVIYASILGFIGYLYIVSQRTFSYNTFSGPQSVYVAIIGIVGGLGSVSGVFSAALILKIVEEYLRGYLGGVLPGLHLLLFGTLLIVVGILRPEGLSSLTDTLTRKIKVKVLRWYT, from the coding sequence GTGAACTCAAGAAACATATTCTCTATAGTATTGCCTTCACTCATTGTCGTGCTTGCTGGCGCAACCATACCGTTCTTAGTAGGCTTTAATCAGTACTACGTGTTGCTGGCTCTCCAGTCAGTCATAATGGCCTCGATTGCTCTAGCGTGGAATATAATAGGAGGGTATGCTGGTCAGCTAGACCTCGCTTCATTCGCTTACATAGGTCTTGGAGGAATACTAGCAACTATGCTCATGATAGAGCATAACATAACACCGTGGCTCGGCATGTTTTTGGGTGCTGGGGTTTCAGCTGCTTTAGCGTTCATTATAGGATTCCCTCTATTTCGTTTTGGTATAAAGGGTGTTTGGTATGCTCTATCAACCGCCGCACTGGTAGTGATACTGCATGAAGCCTCTATAATGGTCTTAGGGCCTTTCGACTACTATATACCGTTTGTTGAGGGCTGGTACTACATTAGATTCAGGACGTGGGAGAATCTCTACTACTTCAGTTTAGCAGTGCTAGCTTTCATTATCTCGCTGAATCTCTACATAAGCAGAAGCAAATTAGGCTATTACTTAAAGGCTATAAGAGAAGATGAGGTAGCTGCTGAAGCTGTAGGCATAAACGTGAGAAAATATAAGTTGCTAGCCTTAGTAATTTACGCGTCTATCTTAGGGTTCATCGGCTACCTATACATAGTATCTCAGAGAACCTTCTCGTATAACACGTTCAGCGGTCCTCAATCAGTTTACGTAGCTATAATAGGAATTGTGGGGGGGCTGGGCTCTGTTAGCGGAGTATTTTCAGCAGCTCTAATACTCAAGATTGTTGAGGAGTACCTTAGGGGGTACTTAGGCGGTGTATTGCCGGGTCTCCACCTGCTATTATTTGGCACTTTGCTCATAGTCGTGGGTATTCTAAGACCTGAAGGACTTTCATCACTTACAGACACGCTCACAAGAAAAATTAAGGTGAAAGTATTGAGGTGGTACACGTGA
- a CDS encoding ABC transporter ATP-binding protein: MSNAVLLEVDSLSKRFGGIVALNNVSLRINEGEIVGIIGPNGAGKTTLVNCVTGIYKPDSGKVIFLGEDITGKPPHVIAVKGIARTWQKIRPFYNMSVIEAVTAGALLRTKDVLRAREEATEVLEFIGFPRSKFEMLGKNITLIEHKLVDLARAIATKPKLLFLDEVVAGLRPHEVDVIADVVKKINREMKITLGVIEHVMRFVMNISDRIVVLHEGRLLTHGTPAEVARDPLVVEAYLGTKPV, from the coding sequence GTGAGTAACGCAGTACTCCTCGAAGTAGATAGCTTGAGTAAGCGTTTCGGCGGCATCGTAGCTCTCAACAACGTTAGTTTAAGAATTAACGAGGGAGAGATAGTCGGTATAATAGGTCCTAACGGGGCGGGCAAAACAACGCTAGTAAATTGTGTGACGGGCATCTACAAGCCAGATAGCGGGAAAGTTATCTTCTTAGGAGAAGATATAACTGGTAAACCCCCACATGTCATAGCGGTTAAGGGCATCGCGAGAACTTGGCAAAAGATAAGACCCTTCTACAACATGTCAGTCATCGAAGCAGTTACTGCCGGGGCTTTGTTAAGAACTAAAGATGTTCTGAGAGCTAGAGAGGAGGCTACGGAAGTACTAGAGTTCATAGGCTTCCCTAGAAGCAAGTTTGAGATGCTTGGTAAGAACATTACCTTAATAGAACACAAGCTAGTGGATTTGGCTAGGGCTATAGCTACTAAACCTAAGCTCTTATTCTTGGATGAAGTAGTTGCTGGGTTAAGGCCTCACGAAGTTGACGTTATAGCTGACGTAGTCAAAAAGATAAACAGAGAGATGAAGATAACTTTAGGCGTGATAGAACACGTCATGAGGTTTGTAATGAATATTAGTGATAGGATAGTAGTACTGCATGAGGGTAGACTGCTAACACACGGGACTCCCGCTGAGGTCGCGAGAGACCCCTTAGTGGTAGAAGCTTACTTAGGTACTAAGCCTGTTTAG